The proteins below come from a single Parageobacillus thermoglucosidasius genomic window:
- a CDS encoding PLP-dependent aminotransferase family protein: MIWITIDRTLDIPLTRQVYEQLRTQILNGEPVAGERLLPIRELASHVGVSRNVVVEAYEQFLAEGYIETRPGSGTYVAEGAYLSQQARKDYLSFFEMQHLKEETNDFIDFRSGIPALDMFPRHIWGQTAKRVCKETPHSIFGYDYPEGRIELRHILSRYLKRTRGVHCHPDQLLITSGATQALSLIAKLLLSPRDKVMIEDPITREIQTIFSSTGAVLHPVPVDEQGMKTDLIPLNKKPRFIFVTPSHQFPLGGTLPIQRRIQLIEFARRVDCFIVEDDYDSEFRYQEVPIHSLQGLDPNRVIYIGTFSKILSPALRLGYLVLPPSLIKRCKDLKWFTDLHAPSLQQLTLARFIDERHLERHIRKMKKIYKARRDHLKKCLVEQFGTKVKISGDSTGLHLVAEFQNIEFSNEKVQEIMVKYKIKIYPVELQAIRKGVHQNKIILGYGNLTIEEIGEGIHRLKSALI; encoded by the coding sequence ATGATTTGGATAACAATTGATCGCACGCTAGACATACCTTTAACACGACAAGTTTACGAACAACTTCGTACACAAATATTAAATGGGGAACCTGTAGCCGGAGAGCGCCTTCTACCTATCCGAGAACTAGCCTCCCATGTAGGCGTATCACGGAATGTGGTGGTTGAAGCTTATGAACAATTTCTAGCAGAAGGATACATTGAAACACGGCCAGGTTCCGGCACATATGTTGCAGAGGGAGCCTACCTAAGTCAGCAAGCGAGAAAGGATTATCTATCTTTTTTTGAAATGCAGCACTTAAAAGAGGAGACGAACGATTTCATAGATTTTCGTTCCGGTATCCCCGCTTTAGACATGTTTCCGCGGCATATATGGGGACAAACCGCTAAGCGAGTCTGTAAAGAAACTCCACATTCCATATTTGGCTATGACTATCCCGAGGGGCGAATCGAACTGCGTCATATCCTGTCTCGGTATCTAAAGAGAACAAGAGGGGTGCATTGTCATCCCGACCAGCTACTTATTACGTCTGGAGCAACACAAGCTTTATCTCTTATAGCAAAACTGCTTCTTTCACCTAGGGATAAAGTAATGATCGAAGATCCTATTACACGCGAAATTCAAACCATTTTCTCTTCCACTGGTGCCGTGCTCCATCCTGTCCCTGTCGATGAACAAGGCATGAAAACGGATTTAATTCCCCTAAATAAAAAACCAAGATTTATTTTTGTTACTCCATCTCATCAGTTTCCGCTTGGGGGAACGTTGCCTATTCAGCGTCGAATTCAGTTAATCGAGTTTGCCAGAAGAGTTGATTGTTTTATTGTTGAAGACGATTATGACAGTGAATTTCGTTATCAAGAGGTTCCGATTCATTCACTTCAGGGGCTTGATCCAAATAGAGTGATTTATATTGGAACTTTCAGCAAGATATTATCGCCTGCTCTTAGATTGGGGTATTTAGTTCTCCCTCCCTCTTTAATAAAACGCTGTAAAGATTTAAAATGGTTCACAGACCTTCACGCTCCTTCATTGCAGCAACTTACTCTTGCGCGTTTCATAGATGAAAGACATTTGGAACGCCATATTAGAAAAATGAAAAAAATATATAAAGCACGTCGGGATCATTTAAAAAAATGTTTAGTAGAACAGTTTGGCACTAAGGTTAAAATTTCAGGTGATTCAACGGGCCTACATTTGGTTGCTGAATTTCAAAATATAGAGTTTTCCAATGAAAAGGTACAGGAAATAATGGTAAAATATAAAATTAAAATTTATCCAGTAGAACTTCAAGCGATTCGCAAAGGAGTGCATCAAAATAAAATCATTTTAGGTTATGGTAATCTAACAATAGAGGAAATCGGAGAAGGTATACATAGACTAAAATCGGCTCTGATTTAA
- a CDS encoding glycerol-3-phosphate responsive antiterminator, which produces MNERWLECLRSDRLIAAIKSPKHLEMFLNTGLQVAFLQTGNISVIKRYVDLLKEQQRFVFLHVEKIPGISYDREGLQFLAKFIKPHGIVTTKSSLVQLAKKERLMAVQRLFLVDTDAVENGIKSIHDIQPDALEIMPGLLPEMIGMIRKQTHVPIITGGLIQHENHIEAALQSGAVSVSTSRPWLWKKWGNIDREEVHACGEN; this is translated from the coding sequence TTGAACGAACGATGGCTGGAATGCTTACGGAGCGACCGGCTCATTGCCGCAATAAAAAGCCCAAAGCATCTGGAAATGTTTCTCAACACCGGATTGCAAGTCGCCTTTTTGCAAACGGGAAATATTAGTGTGATTAAACGGTATGTCGATTTATTAAAGGAACAGCAACGGTTTGTTTTTCTTCATGTCGAAAAAATTCCGGGAATTAGTTATGACCGGGAGGGATTACAGTTTTTAGCAAAATTTATAAAGCCGCATGGGATTGTAACGACAAAAAGTTCTCTCGTTCAATTAGCGAAAAAAGAAAGGCTGATGGCCGTTCAGCGTTTGTTTTTAGTGGATACAGATGCAGTGGAAAACGGAATAAAAAGCATTCATGATATTCAGCCGGATGCATTGGAGATCATGCCTGGGCTGCTTCCGGAAATGATTGGGATGATCCGGAAGCAGACGCACGTTCCCATTATAACAGGCGGGCTGATTCAACATGAGAACCATATTGAAGCTGCCCTGCAGAGCGGAGCGGTTTCGGTCTCGACGAGCCGTCCATGGTTGTGGAAGAAATGGGGAAATATCGACAGGGAAGAGGTGCATGCGTGTGGCGAAAATTGA
- a CDS encoding ABC transporter ATP-binding protein: MAKIELVHVYKSYNGKDNVIHDLSVSIEPGEFFVLVGPSGCGKSTILRMIAGLETITSGTLLIGGIEANDLPPSERNLSMVFQNYALYPHLTVEQNIIFGLYKKKISKQEQKERCLEAAEMLGLTDFLKHKPRQLSGGQRQRVALARAIVTHAPICLMDEPLSNLDAKLRAKMRSEIRQLQRRLGITMVYVTHDQVEAMTMADRMMILHEGRPQQIGKPLDIYNHPSNTFVASFIGTPPMNLAEAKVLESLLLFDSGRAIRFHHHLPPSKQQIIVGVRPEHIRLAKEGDDHFIAKVVNVEVLGTETFITFELTKNEHWMARWNGQWNIHVGEKVPLTIDETAFHFFHENGQRLNYSLLSYAAGKGGCQ; the protein is encoded by the coding sequence GTGGCGAAAATTGAATTAGTTCATGTTTATAAATCTTATAACGGAAAAGACAATGTCATTCACGATTTAAGCGTTTCTATTGAACCGGGAGAATTTTTCGTCCTTGTTGGCCCGTCTGGTTGTGGCAAAAGCACGATTTTACGGATGATCGCCGGGTTAGAAACAATTACGTCTGGGACTTTGCTCATCGGCGGGATAGAGGCCAATGATTTGCCGCCGAGCGAACGCAACTTATCGATGGTATTTCAAAACTATGCGCTGTATCCGCATTTAACCGTCGAACAAAACATTATATTTGGTCTATATAAAAAGAAAATTTCGAAACAAGAACAAAAGGAGCGCTGTTTAGAAGCAGCAGAGATGCTTGGTTTGACCGATTTTCTTAAACATAAACCGCGTCAATTATCCGGTGGGCAGCGCCAGCGTGTAGCGCTGGCAAGAGCGATTGTCACACATGCGCCTATTTGCTTGATGGACGAGCCTTTATCGAATTTAGATGCAAAATTGCGGGCGAAAATGCGCTCAGAAATTCGCCAGCTGCAAAGGCGACTGGGGATCACCATGGTTTATGTGACACATGATCAAGTTGAAGCGATGACGATGGCGGATCGAATGATGATTTTACATGAAGGGCGGCCGCAGCAAATCGGGAAGCCGCTTGATATTTATAACCATCCTTCCAATACGTTTGTTGCTTCGTTCATCGGCACGCCGCCAATGAATTTGGCGGAAGCAAAAGTGCTGGAAAGTTTGCTGCTTTTTGACAGCGGGCGGGCGATTCGTTTTCACCACCATTTGCCTCCTTCCAAACAGCAAATCATCGTTGGCGTCCGGCCGGAACATATCCGCCTTGCCAAGGAAGGCGATGACCATTTTATAGCGAAAGTCGTCAATGTCGAAGTTTTGGGGACGGAAACGTTCATCACATTTGAATTAACGAAAAACGAGCATTGGATGGCGCGATGGAACGGACAATGGAACATTCATGTTGGTGAGAAAGTGCCTCTTACGATTGATGAAACAGCTTTCCATTTCTTTCATGAAAACGGCCAGCGCTTAAATTACTCGCTGCTTTCTTATGCGGCCGGCAAGGGGGGATGCCAATGA
- a CDS encoding carbohydrate ABC transporter permease encodes MNTSLSMKSSPSVLIRRKRAIWAMLEGMAYLLPSLILFSIFLFYPMLRTLYLSFYATDHQGNPVQFVGIENFVYLLKDANFLQSAKATLLFVCYTVPASVILALCLALMANEKLKGIGLFRTFFSSTMGMSVAASSVIWMFIYNPSIGIINKVLSLFGISDVQWLLDPNIALISVAISTIWMNTGFTFLVLLGGLQNLDSSLYESARIAGVGYWYQLHKVTLPLLSPTLFFVTTVLLIHSFQTFGQIDMLTKGGPMDATNVIVYSIYRDAFINYNFGSASAQAVLLFFAVLVVTVLQFKFAERKVHYQ; translated from the coding sequence ATGAATACATCGCTTTCCATGAAATCTTCTCCATCTGTCCTGATTCGCCGCAAACGCGCGATATGGGCGATGTTGGAAGGAATGGCATACCTGCTTCCATCTCTTATTTTGTTTTCTATTTTTCTTTTTTACCCAATGCTCAGAACATTGTATTTAAGTTTCTACGCAACAGATCATCAAGGCAATCCTGTTCAATTTGTCGGGATCGAGAATTTTGTTTATTTGTTAAAGGATGCAAACTTTCTGCAAAGCGCAAAAGCGACATTGTTGTTTGTTTGCTATACCGTTCCGGCCAGTGTTATTCTAGCGTTATGTCTAGCGCTGATGGCCAATGAAAAGCTGAAAGGAATCGGTTTGTTTCGCACGTTTTTTTCTTCAACGATGGGCATGAGTGTCGCAGCCTCTTCTGTGATTTGGATGTTTATCTACAACCCTTCCATCGGGATTATCAATAAAGTGCTATCTTTATTTGGAATTTCAGATGTTCAGTGGCTGCTTGACCCGAACATTGCGCTCATTTCTGTCGCCATTTCAACGATTTGGATGAATACAGGATTTACCTTTCTGGTTTTGCTCGGAGGATTGCAAAATCTCGATTCCTCTTTATATGAAAGCGCGCGCATTGCGGGGGTGGGCTACTGGTATCAGCTTCACAAAGTGACTTTGCCATTGCTGTCGCCGACGCTCTTTTTTGTAACGACGGTTTTGCTCATTCATTCGTTCCAAACGTTTGGACAAATCGATATGTTAACAAAAGGCGGGCCGATGGATGCAACAAATGTCATTGTTTACTCCATTTATAGAGATGCTTTTATTAATTACAACTTCGGTTCCGCCAGCGCCCAGGCAGTGCTTCTCTTTTTCGCGGTTTTAGTGGTTACCGTTTTGCAATTTAAATTCGCAGAGAGGAAGGTTCATTATCAATGA
- a CDS encoding carbohydrate ABC transporter permease: MSVLRAFLLYVLLIICSVVVLFPIVYAFLISFMDGAEVLQGHIWPQKFTMANYIAAFQKVPLLQYLFNSFIVSLLVMLGQLIVSSLAAFAFVFLRFKGRDVLFFLCIATMLIPWEATMIPNFLTVQKLGWLNSYLGLTVPFFALAFGIFLLRQHFKTIPLELFEAAQVSGVGRFRFFWNIVLPLSRTSLITLGVYSFLTTWNMYLWPLLVTNNDQVRTVQIGLKQMQSQEISTEWGVVMAAVIVVILPTLLLLFAGQKHLQKGLMQGAIK; this comes from the coding sequence ATGAGCGTTTTACGGGCGTTTCTGTTGTATGTCCTTCTCATCATTTGTTCTGTTGTTGTTCTGTTTCCAATTGTTTACGCGTTTCTCATCAGTTTTATGGATGGAGCGGAGGTGCTGCAAGGGCATATATGGCCGCAGAAGTTTACGATGGCGAACTATATTGCCGCGTTTCAGAAAGTTCCGTTGCTTCAGTATTTGTTCAACAGCTTTATTGTTTCATTGCTTGTCATGTTGGGGCAGTTAATCGTTTCAAGCTTGGCGGCGTTTGCCTTCGTGTTTCTGAGATTTAAAGGGAGAGATGTTCTCTTTTTTCTTTGTATTGCGACGATGTTGATCCCTTGGGAAGCAACGATGATTCCGAATTTTTTGACCGTGCAAAAACTCGGCTGGCTGAATAGCTATTTAGGATTGACAGTTCCATTTTTTGCTTTAGCTTTTGGCATATTTCTTTTGCGCCAGCACTTTAAAACGATTCCATTGGAATTGTTTGAGGCGGCGCAAGTATCAGGCGTTGGCCGCTTTCGTTTCTTTTGGAATATTGTTCTTCCGTTATCAAGAACAAGTTTAATTACATTAGGAGTTTACAGCTTTTTAACGACTTGGAATATGTATTTATGGCCTTTGCTTGTTACTAATAATGACCAAGTTCGCACCGTCCAAATCGGATTAAAACAAATGCAATCACAAGAAATTTCGACAGAATGGGGGGTGGTAATGGCGGCCGTGATCGTAGTCATTTTGCCAACATTATTGCTGTTGTTTGCCGGGCAAAAGCATCTTCAAAAAGGACTTATGCAGGGAGCCATTAAATAA
- a CDS encoding ABC transporter substrate-binding protein: MKKGIFALFLFIFVTLTACSSESNEAAATPSENKDGKTEVIFWHAMSGDLETVLKEIVDEFNQSHPSIEVKPIFQGTYEEALTKFNTVAGTKDAPTIMQTFEVGTKYMIDSGKIQPVQKFIDEENYDTSQWEKNIVNYYTVDGKIYSMPFNSSTPVLIYNKDAFKDAGLDPEKPPMTYSELKEAAKKLTKKQGGQTTQYGFSILNYGWFFEEMLAVQGGLYVNNENGRNGNATKAVFNGEEGLRVFRLIRDMYKEGTFYNVGQNWDDMRAAFQSKKIAMYLDSSAGVKTIIDNAPFEVGVSYLPVPDHVERQGVIIGGASLWMAKDISEQQQKAAWEFMKYLATPEVQAKWHVKTGYFAINPAAYDEEIVKEEWEKYPQLKVTVEQLKQTKPIPATQGALITVFPESRQKVVKAMESLYQGVDPEEALDRAAEETNRALETANKK, translated from the coding sequence ATGAAAAAAGGCATTTTCGCTTTGTTCTTGTTTATTTTTGTGACATTAACCGCTTGTTCAAGCGAAAGCAACGAAGCAGCGGCCACTCCATCTGAAAACAAAGACGGGAAAACAGAGGTCATTTTTTGGCATGCGATGAGCGGAGATTTAGAAACGGTATTAAAAGAGATTGTGGACGAATTTAACCAGTCCCATCCTTCTATTGAGGTTAAGCCGATTTTCCAAGGCACATATGAAGAGGCGCTGACGAAATTCAACACGGTTGCTGGAACGAAAGACGCGCCAACGATTATGCAAACATTTGAAGTTGGGACAAAGTATATGATTGACAGCGGCAAAATTCAGCCTGTGCAAAAATTTATTGATGAAGAAAATTATGACACATCGCAATGGGAGAAAAATATCGTCAATTATTATACGGTGGATGGAAAAATTTACTCCATGCCGTTCAACTCCTCCACGCCTGTGTTAATTTATAACAAAGATGCGTTCAAAGATGCGGGATTGGACCCTGAAAAGCCGCCGATGACATATAGCGAATTGAAAGAAGCGGCAAAAAAATTGACAAAAAAACAAGGGGGACAAACGACCCAATACGGTTTTTCCATTTTAAATTATGGCTGGTTTTTTGAAGAAATGCTCGCGGTGCAAGGCGGGCTGTATGTCAATAATGAAAACGGCCGCAACGGGAACGCCACGAAAGCGGTTTTTAACGGGGAAGAAGGATTGCGTGTGTTCCGTTTAATTCGTGATATGTATAAAGAAGGAACGTTCTATAACGTAGGACAAAACTGGGATGATATGCGCGCGGCGTTTCAATCCAAGAAAATCGCTATGTATTTAGATTCTTCTGCAGGAGTGAAAACGATTATCGACAATGCGCCGTTTGAGGTAGGAGTTTCTTACTTGCCAGTTCCTGATCATGTAGAGCGTCAAGGAGTAATCATTGGCGGTGCGTCTCTATGGATGGCTAAAGATATTAGTGAACAGCAGCAAAAAGCGGCATGGGAGTTCATGAAATATTTAGCAACACCTGAAGTCCAAGCGAAATGGCACGTGAAAACAGGATATTTTGCGATTAATCCGGCCGCTTATGACGAAGAGATCGTGAAAGAGGAGTGGGAAAAATACCCTCAATTAAAAGTAACCGTCGAGCAATTGAAACAAACGAAACCAATACCTGCGACACAAGGAGCGCTCATTACGGTTTTTCCGGAATCTCGTCAAAAAGTCGTAAAAGCAATGGAAAGCTTATACCAAGGCGTGGATCCGGAAGAAGCGCTGGACCGTGCAGCGGAGGAAACGAACCGGGCTCTTGAAACAGCGAATAAGAAATAA
- a CDS encoding glycerophosphodiester phosphodiesterase: MEIYAHRGFSGEYPENTMLAFQKAYDAGVDGIELDVQMTKDGEIVVIHDERVDRTTNGIGYVKDFLYKQLRLLDAGSWFHDRFARQRVPALMEVMEWVQNLDKKIMINIELKNNVIDYPHLEEKLLKMIGQFQLEKQVVLSSFNICSMLKARRLHPSIEIGTLFEGIHESAIPKAKVVDAQAIHGDLLFVLSSEGRKAVAQGLKLRVYTVNDTKVTAMLQDAEVSALMTDFPNEFLM, encoded by the coding sequence ATGGAAATTTATGCTCATCGGGGATTTAGCGGAGAATATCCAGAAAACACCATGCTGGCGTTTCAAAAAGCGTATGATGCAGGAGTAGACGGGATCGAATTAGATGTGCAAATGACAAAAGATGGGGAAATTGTTGTCATTCACGATGAACGGGTCGACCGAACAACCAACGGGATTGGTTATGTTAAAGACTTTCTTTATAAACAGCTTCGTTTGCTTGATGCAGGAAGCTGGTTTCATGACCGTTTTGCCCGCCAGCGCGTTCCTGCCTTGATGGAAGTGATGGAGTGGGTTCAAAATTTAGATAAAAAGATCATGATTAATATTGAACTGAAAAATAACGTTATTGACTATCCGCATTTAGAAGAAAAACTGCTAAAAATGATTGGACAATTTCAGTTGGAAAAGCAGGTGGTATTATCTTCATTTAACATATGCAGCATGTTAAAGGCACGGCGGCTTCATCCGTCGATTGAAATCGGCACATTATTTGAAGGAATTCATGAAAGCGCGATTCCAAAGGCAAAGGTAGTGGATGCCCAAGCGATACATGGAGATTTGCTGTTTGTTTTATCTTCAGAAGGAAGAAAAGCGGTGGCCCAAGGGCTGAAATTGCGCGTTTATACGGTGAATGATACAAAGGTAACGGCGATGCTGCAAGATGCGGAAGTATCGGCGCTGATGACAGATTTTCCGAATGAATTTCTTATGTGA
- a CDS encoding DMT family transporter, whose amino-acid sequence MSWFFLLLGIVSEVLGTTSMKMSEGFTKLIPSILMFIFYGTSLTLVTLALKEIEVSIAYSIWSGLGTAIIATIGILFFKEHFSLFKMLAILMIIVGVIMLNISGEAHEKAASPAYPQTERNGNCEQ is encoded by the coding sequence ATGAGTTGGTTTTTCCTTTTACTAGGGATTGTCTCGGAAGTTTTAGGCACAACCTCTATGAAGATGTCAGAAGGCTTTACAAAGTTAATCCCTTCCATTTTAATGTTTATTTTTTATGGAACAAGTCTTACTTTAGTCACATTAGCACTCAAAGAGATTGAGGTAAGCATTGCTTATTCAATATGGTCCGGATTAGGTACAGCTATTATTGCAACAATAGGAATTTTATTCTTCAAAGAACACTTTTCCTTATTCAAAATGCTGGCAATACTTATGATTATTGTCGGTGTTATTATGTTGAATATCAGCGGAGAAGCACATGAAAAAGCAGCATCTCCGGCGTACCCGCAAACAGAAAGGAATGGAAATTGCGAACAGTGA
- a CDS encoding TauD/TfdA dioxygenase family protein, with product MSQMNTHYSRPLKFENREDYVGPRILRRLPEGMEERPYLLFEVKPLSPIIGAEIIGVDLREPITPELQAELNRALLEWKVLFFRNQKITSEQQRAFARLWGELEVHPFYPIEEGQSKEIVRFSRDHKQGGFENIWHADVTFRANPAKAAVLRLIEVPPVGGDTLWADMGAAYDNLPDEIKERIDNLTAIHDFTPSFSHLMTPEELAIKQKEFPPVEHPVVRTHPETGRKTLFVNPAFTTRIVGLEPEESEKLLQYLFRQAHIPEYQVRFHWEKDTVAFWDNRATQHYAVSDYYPHPRKAERVAIVGDRPF from the coding sequence ATGTCTCAAATGAATACCCATTATTCTCGACCACTCAAATTTGAAAACCGTGAAGATTATGTAGGCCCGCGTATTTTGCGGCGTCTACCCGAAGGTATGGAGGAGCGACCTTATTTATTATTTGAAGTCAAACCACTAAGTCCGATCATAGGCGCTGAGATCATTGGAGTGGACTTGAGAGAACCAATTACTCCTGAGCTACAAGCAGAGTTGAACCGTGCACTATTAGAGTGGAAAGTTCTCTTCTTTCGCAACCAAAAGATCACTAGTGAACAGCAGCGAGCCTTTGCCCGGCTGTGGGGTGAGTTGGAAGTTCACCCATTTTATCCGATTGAAGAAGGCCAATCAAAAGAAATTGTCCGCTTTTCTAGGGATCATAAGCAAGGTGGTTTCGAGAACATCTGGCATGCCGATGTGACCTTTCGCGCCAATCCTGCCAAAGCAGCTGTATTAAGGCTGATTGAAGTTCCTCCTGTTGGTGGAGACACGCTATGGGCTGATATGGGCGCCGCTTATGACAATTTACCTGATGAGATTAAAGAACGTATCGATAACCTCACTGCTATTCACGATTTCACTCCTTCTTTCAGCCATTTAATGACACCAGAAGAGTTAGCTATTAAACAAAAAGAATTTCCACCTGTTGAACACCCGGTGGTTCGAACGCACCCAGAAACAGGCAGGAAAACTCTGTTTGTGAATCCAGCTTTTACTACGCGAATCGTCGGTCTCGAGCCAGAAGAGAGCGAGAAACTGCTTCAGTACCTGTTTCGCCAAGCTCATATTCCTGAGTACCAGGTTCGTTTTCACTGGGAGAAGGACACAGTCGCTTTCTGGGATAACCGTGCAACTCAACATTATGCCGTTTCCGACTATTACCCGCATCCTCGCAAGGCTGAACGGGTGGCAATTGTCGGAGATCGTCCATTTTAA
- a CDS encoding ABC transporter ATP-binding protein, producing the protein MYVSTPVQARSEIFNNRALIELKNISLHYSNENNGLPILDNINLQLDANDFVCLLGPSGCGKSSLLNILAGFQKPTTGEVVLNNQPHTGPSPDVGVVFQHHNLFPWMTIEKNIEFGLKMKSIAKSERKRIVSYYLNLVGLESSAKMLPYQLSGGMKQRASIARTLATDPQVILMDEPFSALDALTRENMQIHLLELWKKTRKCIFFITHDVEEALLLGKRILVMHSKPGRIVVDLQNPLSQHNQSVQEIKHSKEFNDLRYYLISTIRNSKANNAGFGINH; encoded by the coding sequence ATGTACGTAAGCACACCTGTCCAAGCGCGTTCAGAGATATTTAATAATCGCGCATTAATAGAATTAAAGAATATTAGCTTACATTATTCAAACGAAAATAACGGTCTTCCTATATTGGACAATATAAATCTTCAATTAGATGCCAATGATTTTGTGTGTCTATTAGGTCCGTCAGGTTGCGGTAAATCTTCTTTATTAAATATATTAGCCGGTTTTCAAAAACCAACTACGGGTGAAGTAGTGCTTAACAATCAACCGCATACCGGTCCAAGTCCTGATGTGGGGGTAGTATTTCAACATCATAACCTTTTTCCATGGATGACGATCGAAAAAAATATTGAATTTGGTTTAAAGATGAAATCTATAGCAAAATCAGAAAGAAAAAGAATCGTTTCCTACTATTTAAATCTTGTAGGGCTCGAATCCTCTGCTAAAATGTTGCCTTACCAGCTCTCTGGAGGGATGAAGCAAAGAGCATCCATTGCAAGAACATTAGCTACCGATCCGCAAGTCATTTTAATGGATGAACCTTTTAGTGCATTAGATGCCTTAACGCGGGAAAACATGCAGATCCATCTTCTTGAACTTTGGAAAAAAACAAGAAAGTGCATATTTTTTATTACTCATGATGTAGAAGAAGCTCTATTGCTAGGAAAGAGAATTTTAGTTATGCATTCGAAACCGGGAAGAATCGTAGTAGATTTGCAAAACCCGTTATCACAGCACAATCAATCCGTCCAAGAAATCAAACATTCTAAAGAATTTAATGATCTGCGATATTATTTAATTTCCACTATCAGAAATAGTAAAGCAAATAATGCAGGGTTTGGAATTAACCATTAA
- a CDS encoding aliphatic sulfonate ABC transporter substrate-binding protein, producing the protein MVFKKSEINAILIILLLLIFSVITGCSSPKTSTAKNGEPPVSSSSSAPKEIRLGYQVSPNGEFLAKALGLLEKKYPNIKINWIKFDSGRDVNNAMASGSIDFGLVGTPPGSIGIANKLPYKVYYLHDMIGESEALVVKKDSGIQSLKDLKGKKIATTFSSTSHFSLLGALKAEKINPEKDGITLLDMQPPDIYAAWKRDDIDGAYIWQPTQTKLINEGGRVIVTSKDLSKKGIVTGEFGIVNKEFARKYPEIVKGYISVLDKAVHYYRNKPKEAAQLLSKELGLSPEESLKTMKQIIWLDASQQKDFFGEPEKPGKLAKILKDTGDFMAQQKNISSSPDLATYQKALLSDLYK; encoded by the coding sequence ATGGTATTTAAAAAAAGCGAAATAAATGCAATATTGATTATTTTGCTACTCCTTATATTTAGTGTCATAACTGGCTGTTCCAGCCCAAAAACATCTACTGCAAAAAATGGTGAACCGCCAGTTTCTTCATCTAGCAGTGCGCCAAAAGAGATTAGATTAGGATACCAAGTTTCCCCAAATGGAGAATTCTTAGCAAAAGCATTGGGGTTATTAGAGAAAAAGTACCCCAACATTAAAATTAATTGGATTAAATTTGATTCCGGACGGGATGTTAATAACGCAATGGCAAGCGGAAGCATTGATTTTGGTCTTGTCGGTACTCCTCCCGGCTCAATAGGCATTGCAAACAAACTGCCTTATAAAGTGTATTACCTTCATGATATGATCGGCGAAAGTGAAGCGTTAGTCGTAAAAAAAGATTCTGGCATTCAATCTTTAAAGGATTTGAAAGGCAAGAAAATTGCTACCACATTTAGTTCGACATCTCATTTCAGTTTGCTGGGAGCCTTAAAGGCAGAAAAAATCAACCCTGAAAAAGACGGGATAACGCTTCTTGATATGCAGCCCCCTGATATTTATGCTGCTTGGAAACGAGATGATATAGACGGCGCTTATATTTGGCAACCTACACAGACAAAGTTAATCAATGAGGGAGGGCGCGTTATTGTTACATCAAAGGATTTGTCTAAAAAAGGCATTGTAACTGGAGAATTCGGAATTGTGAATAAAGAGTTTGCGAGAAAATACCCTGAAATTGTTAAAGGTTATATCTCTGTTTTAGATAAGGCGGTGCATTATTATCGGAATAAACCGAAAGAAGCAGCCCAACTTCTTTCTAAAGAATTAGGATTATCTCCTGAGGAAAGCTTAAAAACAATGAAACAAATTATATGGCTGGACGCTTCCCAACAAAAAGATTTTTTTGGGGAACCAGAGAAACCGGGAAAGTTAGCCAAAATATTAAAAGACACAGGAGATTTTATGGCTCAACAGAAAAACATATCATCTTCCCCTGACCTAGCCACTTATCAAAAAGCTTTATTAAGCGACCTTTACAAATAA